The Vicia villosa cultivar HV-30 ecotype Madison, WI linkage group LG1, Vvil1.0, whole genome shotgun sequence genome includes a region encoding these proteins:
- the LOC131607042 gene encoding uncharacterized protein LOC131607042, with translation MESYSSSYSSTNNSSYISQNTKKLNGSMKRNQYPSQSKYSWLHSVRKSPVKKMKKAPIAPMPPTPVTVYKVDPINFKELVQSLTRSTQFIPSQLDHHNPIQNTNHTIAHDSVPSLPIQLFSDSRVNTVEVEVSPPLVPVAVSTPNNWYHYFQAEYFEKNCKNDRVTTPGLLDMNLLSPTSFGNWCFVPPIMSPTV, from the coding sequence ATGGAATCTTATTCTAGTTCATATTCTTCAACTAATAATTCTTCATACATATCCCAAAACACCAAGAAACTTAATGGATCAATGAAACGTAATCAATATCCTTCTCAATCTAAATACTCTTGGCTTCATTCAGTAAGAAAGTCAccagtaaaaaaaatgaagaaagcaCCAATAGCACCAATGCCACCAACACCTGTCACAGTATACAAAGTAGATCCTATAAACTTCAAAGAACTTGTTCAATCTCTCACTCGTTCAACTCAGTTCATACCTTCACAGCTTGATCATCACAACCCTATTCAAAACACAAATCATACCATTGCCCATGACAGTGTTCCTTCTCTCCCAATACAACTTTTTTCAGACAGCAGGGTCAATACTGTGGAAGTGGAAGTGTCCCCTCCATTGGTGCCAGTGGCAGTGAGTACTCCTAACAACTGGTATCACTACTTTCAAGCTGaatattttgaaaagaattgtAAGAATGATCGGGTAACGACTCCTGGTTTGTTGGACATGAATCTGCTCTCGCCGACGTCTTTTGGTAACTGGTGCTTTGTTCCTCCTATCATGAGCCCAACAGTTTGA